In the genome of Nycticebus coucang isolate mNycCou1 chromosome 12, mNycCou1.pri, whole genome shotgun sequence, one region contains:
- the RMI2 gene encoding recQ-mediated genome instability protein 2 produces the protein MAAAADSFSSGGSAAVRLPRSPPLKVLAEQLRRDTEGGPGAWQLSRAAAGRRPLELVAVWMQGTVVATGDGEARLWDPSGAFSVRGLERVPRGRPCVTPGKYVMVMGVVLACSPEPCLLAVKMTDLSDNPIHERMWALEVEDLHRSIP, from the exons ATGGCTGCAGCTGCGGACTCGTTTTCCAGTGGTGGCTCAGCGGCCGTGCGGTTGCCGCGGTCGCCGCCGCTGAAGGTGCTGGCGGAGCAGCTGCGGCGCGACACAGAAGGTGGCCCGGGCGCGTGGCAGCTGTCGCGGGCGGCAGCGGGCCGCAGACCGCTGGAGCTGGTGGCCGTGTGGATGCAAGGCACGGTGGTGGCAACGGGCGACGGAGAGGCCCGGCTGTGGGACCCGAGCGGGGCCTTCTCCGTGCGCGGCCTGGAGCGGGTGCCCCGCGGGCGGCCCTGCGTCACCCCAG gaaAGTATGTGATGGTAATGGGAGTGGTGCTAGCCTGCAGCCCTGAACCGTGCCTTCTGGCGGTGAAGATGACAGATCTTTCTGATAATCCCATCCATGAAAGAATGTGGGCACTGGAAGTGGAAGATTTACACAGGAGTATTCCGTAG